The following proteins are co-located in the Micromonospora viridifaciens genome:
- a CDS encoding DEAD/DEAH box helicase, with protein sequence MTTPFSAGTLVSARGRDWVVLPESAPDMLVLRPLGGADDDIAAVFPAFESVRSAEFAPPSPADLGDAQAAGLLRSALRIGFRSGAGPFRSLAGIAVEPRAYQLVPLMMALRQQTVRMLISDDVGIGKTVEAGLIASELLAQGSARGLAVLCSPALAEQWQEELRTKFGLDAELVLASTVSRLERGLDLGQSLFDRHPHVIVSTDFIKSTRHRDDFVRHCPDLVIVDEAHTCVAADDTTSTQNQLRFELLQRVAADAERHLLLVTATPHSGKENAFRNLLGLLKPELAAVDLGSDAGRRTLAQYFVHRKRADVRQYLTREDGLADDSLAEETSFPADRHFKDETYKLSPAYRALLDDAIAYASERVTAADRRGRREARIAWWSAIALLRSLVSSPRAAAQTLRTRSATATAATAEEADRLGAPVTSDFSDSDALEGLDAAPGAEAVEVEHAGARLAELADRAAALEGPTEDKKLAALVTQLKALLKDGYHPIVFCRYIPTAEYVAEHLDGKLGKNTIVRAVTGTLSPQQRIERIEELARDAGDDPAARRVLVATDCLSEGVNLQHHFDAVVHYDLAWNPTRHDQREGRVDRYGQMRNVVRVITLYGSDNGIDGKVLDVLIRKHRQIRKDLGISVSVPDAASSGVTDAIVEWLLVRGRDGEQASLFDVDEYRAIDKKAAALAVDWQSAAEREKTSRSRFAQHSIRPEEVAREVAAVRDTLGRAQEIRSFVRESLRALDGVLRDDPARPGDFTAELSGAPAGLRDALGPVLGGDAVETGRPVPFRATAAVDRREAALVRTDPAVVALAGYVLNAALDEQAAGPRPARRCGVIRTQAVATRTTLLVVRYRFHLTLPSRTGMRQLVAEDARLLAFQGAPGNARWLSTEDALALLGATADANTDPGFGERTMERVLDDLPAVDDHLRTYGEELAAELLTSHRRVRTASGEIVRGLTVTVQDRADVLGAYVYLPVPAAATPTAAGGTA encoded by the coding sequence ATGACCACCCCCTTCAGCGCCGGCACGCTGGTCTCCGCCCGAGGCCGCGACTGGGTCGTACTGCCCGAGAGCGCCCCCGACATGCTCGTGCTGCGCCCCCTCGGCGGAGCGGACGACGACATCGCGGCCGTCTTCCCCGCCTTCGAGAGCGTCAGGAGCGCCGAGTTCGCACCCCCGTCGCCCGCTGACCTCGGCGACGCCCAGGCCGCCGGCCTGCTCCGCTCCGCGCTGCGGATCGGCTTCCGCTCCGGCGCCGGCCCGTTCCGCTCGCTCGCCGGGATCGCCGTCGAGCCGCGCGCGTACCAGCTCGTGCCGCTGATGATGGCGCTGCGCCAGCAGACCGTCCGCATGCTCATCTCCGACGACGTCGGCATCGGCAAGACCGTCGAGGCCGGCCTCATCGCCAGCGAACTGCTCGCCCAGGGCAGCGCCCGCGGCCTGGCCGTGCTCTGCTCGCCCGCGCTGGCCGAGCAGTGGCAGGAGGAGCTGCGCACCAAGTTCGGCCTCGACGCCGAGCTGGTCCTCGCCTCCACCGTCTCCCGCCTGGAACGCGGCCTGGACCTCGGGCAGTCCCTGTTCGACCGGCACCCGCACGTCATCGTCTCCACCGACTTCATCAAGTCGACCCGGCACCGCGACGACTTCGTCCGGCACTGCCCCGACCTGGTCATCGTCGACGAGGCGCACACCTGCGTGGCCGCCGACGACACCACCTCCACCCAGAATCAGCTCCGCTTCGAGTTGCTCCAGCGCGTCGCCGCCGACGCCGAGCGGCACCTGCTGCTGGTCACCGCCACCCCGCACAGCGGCAAGGAGAACGCCTTCCGCAACCTGCTCGGCCTGCTCAAGCCGGAGCTGGCGGCCGTCGACCTCGGCTCGGACGCCGGCCGCCGGACGCTCGCCCAGTACTTCGTGCACCGCAAGCGCGCCGACGTCCGCCAGTACCTCACCCGCGAGGACGGGCTGGCCGACGACAGTCTCGCCGAGGAGACGTCGTTCCCCGCCGACCGGCACTTCAAGGACGAGACGTACAAGCTCTCCCCGGCGTACCGGGCGCTGCTCGACGACGCGATCGCGTACGCCAGCGAGCGGGTGACCGCCGCGGACCGGCGCGGCCGGCGGGAGGCCCGGATCGCCTGGTGGTCGGCGATCGCCCTGCTGCGCTCCCTGGTCTCGTCGCCGCGCGCCGCTGCCCAGACCCTGCGCACCCGCTCGGCGACCGCGACGGCCGCCACCGCCGAGGAGGCCGACCGGCTCGGTGCGCCGGTGACCAGCGACTTCTCCGACTCCGACGCCCTTGAAGGGCTCGACGCCGCCCCGGGCGCGGAGGCCGTCGAGGTCGAGCACGCCGGGGCGCGGCTGGCCGAGCTCGCCGACCGGGCCGCCGCGCTGGAGGGCCCGACCGAGGACAAGAAGCTTGCCGCCCTCGTCACCCAGCTCAAGGCGCTGCTCAAGGACGGCTACCACCCGATCGTCTTCTGCCGCTACATCCCCACCGCCGAGTACGTCGCCGAACACCTCGACGGCAAGCTCGGCAAGAACACGATCGTCCGTGCGGTGACCGGCACTCTCTCGCCGCAGCAGCGCATCGAACGCATCGAGGAGTTGGCCCGCGACGCCGGCGACGACCCCGCCGCCCGGCGCGTCCTCGTGGCGACGGACTGTCTCTCCGAGGGCGTGAACCTCCAGCACCACTTCGACGCCGTCGTCCACTACGACCTCGCCTGGAACCCCACCCGGCACGACCAGCGGGAGGGCCGCGTCGACCGGTACGGCCAGATGCGCAACGTCGTGCGCGTCATCACCCTCTACGGCAGCGACAACGGCATCGACGGCAAGGTCCTCGACGTCCTCATCCGAAAGCATCGCCAGATCCGCAAGGACCTGGGCATCTCCGTCTCCGTGCCCGACGCCGCCTCCTCCGGGGTGACCGACGCGATCGTCGAGTGGCTGCTGGTGCGCGGCCGGGACGGTGAGCAGGCCAGCCTCTTCGACGTCGACGAGTACCGCGCCATCGACAAGAAGGCCGCCGCCCTGGCCGTTGACTGGCAGTCCGCCGCCGAGCGCGAGAAGACGTCCCGCTCCCGCTTCGCCCAGCACTCGATCCGACCGGAGGAGGTCGCCCGCGAGGTCGCCGCCGTCCGCGACACGCTCGGCCGCGCGCAGGAGATCCGTTCCTTTGTACGCGAGTCGCTGCGCGCCCTCGACGGCGTCCTGCGCGACGACCCGGCCCGGCCCGGCGACTTCACCGCCGAGCTGAGCGGCGCCCCCGCCGGCCTGCGTGACGCCCTCGGCCCCGTCCTCGGCGGCGACGCCGTCGAGACCGGCCGTCCCGTTCCGTTCCGGGCGACGGCGGCCGTCGACCGCCGCGAGGCCGCCCTGGTCCGCACCGATCCGGCGGTGGTGGCGCTCGCCGGGTACGTCCTCAACGCCGCCCTCGACGAGCAGGCCGCCGGGCCCCGGCCGGCCCGCCGCTGCGGCGTCATCCGCACCCAGGCCGTCGCCACCCGCACCACCCTGCTCGTCGTCCGCTACCGCTTCCACCTCACCCTGCCGTCCCGCACCGGGATGCGGCAGCTCGTCGCCGAGGACGCCCGCCTGCTCGCCTTCCAGGGCGCGCCCGGCAACGCCCGCTGGCTGTCCACCGAGGACGCCCTAGCGCTGCTCGGCGCCACCGCCGACGCCAACACCGACCCCGGATTCGGCGAACGCACGATGGAGCGCGTACTCGACGACCTGCCCGCCGTCGACGACCACCTCCGGACGTACGGGGAGGAGCTGGCCGCCGAACTGCTCACCTCCCACCGCCGGGTGCGCACCGCCTCCGGCGAGATCGTCCGGGGCCTCACCGTCACCGTCCAGGACCGCGCCGACGTCCTCGGCGCGTACGTCTACCTGCCCGTTCCCGCCGCCGCCACCCCCACCGCCGCCGGAGGCACCGCCTGA
- a CDS encoding Eco57I restriction-modification methylase domain-containing protein, whose product MSATARNQVFTAVHTIGGLLPADMLIRIAEGRDVSGCKPADYRVVGARSVRDDAERHWDYLKGVWKDLRDKLPVAPEAETPADPTGLAVTQWLEPLFTELGFGRLTTLGANGITSDDGGKTFPISHRWNHVPVHLAAWSATLDKRPAGGGVPPQSLVQECLNRSEAHLWGVLTNGRQLRLLRDSNALATASYVEFDLEAIFDGELFSEFVLLYRLLHVSRFEVGEGAAPSTCWLEKWRTEAIETGVRALENHRDAVKKAIIALGAGFLRHPANGDLRRTLDVNSYHAALLRLVYRLIFLFVAEDRDALHAPGTTEQTRERYANYFSSARLRRHAVRRRGTAHGDLYQSLRIVLDALGSEDGRPELGLPGLGGLFDDTDADEPLKDRSIANADLLEAVRCLARVRDVGSGRWRPTDYRNMGAEELGSIYESLLELVPKHQATDSTFDLVDRAGNNRKKTGSYYTPSSLIETLLDSTLDPVLDEAQKRGEAKATAAGEPDPSRHVVDELLALTVCDPACGSGHFLVAAARRIAKRVASVRERNPEPTVDAVRDALHEVVRRCVYGVDLNPMAVELAKVSLWLEALKPGRPLGFLDAQIKHGNGLIGATPTLMRDGIPNKAFKPVEGDDASFARALERRNEQERREHPGLWKLGVKVSFSNTGFAADLGRITEVSVRSLHDVHRQEDAYRTWAASPAYEHAKFVSDAWCAAFMWHKSSKALPAITHEVFRNLQAGAKLPEDVHREVERLSEQYRFFHWHLEFPTVFVVPQDGVDVDVDPATGWAGGFSCVLGNPPWDKVDFEDKKYFSVVDPAIAAISGTARRTRIAEWVEEFPAEGERYRAERRKVKATFHFAGDSGVFPLCARGLTVRGVTMLQTDQLFAERFASIVATKGRFGCVIPTAVATSAGAQHLFSGLSESGRIVSLCDFENRKPLFVGVDSRYKFCLLSATGRGLAEPAARYAFFLQDPTDLDDTGRVFALAPEEITLINPNTGTLPVFRSRRDADLTAAIYRRVPVLLNERDDRGNPWRVTFKATMFHMTDDSDLFRSREQLEAEGWELHGNVFVRGEERMLPLYEAKMVSFFNHRAADVVKSLTALNRQNQPRYLSSAALQDPSRCAVSLNWVAENGSILTRRNGTDVRVPAVRRRLEEVGWRREWLCGWCDVTASTNERTAIPAFIPLVAVGHTYPLMLPDVSPKLAAVLVAAQSSMVFDFVSRQKISGVHMALMTWKQLPVPAPKALEPHSSFISLRVLELVYTAHDMAPLARDLGDRGVPFRWDESRRAQIRAELDAYFFRLYGIERDDADYIMETFQTENGGLKHNDIAKYGSYRTKELILAEYDRMAAAGVTLTNPLVDGENYTSTLTPSPGHGPRHAADPIIPRQRAGEPNVQRASRFV is encoded by the coding sequence ATGTCCGCCACCGCCCGCAACCAGGTCTTCACCGCCGTCCACACCATCGGCGGGCTGCTCCCCGCCGACATGCTGATCCGCATCGCCGAGGGCCGGGACGTCAGCGGCTGCAAGCCCGCCGACTACCGGGTGGTCGGCGCCCGCTCGGTCCGCGACGACGCCGAACGGCACTGGGACTATCTCAAGGGGGTGTGGAAGGACCTGCGCGACAAGCTCCCCGTCGCCCCGGAGGCCGAAACCCCCGCCGACCCAACCGGACTGGCCGTCACCCAGTGGCTCGAACCGCTGTTCACCGAGCTCGGGTTCGGCCGGCTGACCACGCTCGGGGCAAACGGCATCACCTCGGATGACGGCGGCAAGACCTTCCCGATCAGCCACCGCTGGAACCACGTCCCGGTCCACCTGGCCGCCTGGAGCGCCACCCTGGACAAGCGCCCGGCCGGCGGCGGCGTGCCGCCGCAGTCCCTCGTTCAGGAGTGCCTGAACCGCTCCGAGGCGCACCTGTGGGGCGTGCTCACCAACGGCCGCCAGCTCCGGCTGCTGCGCGACTCCAACGCCCTCGCCACTGCCTCGTACGTCGAGTTCGACCTGGAGGCCATCTTCGACGGCGAGCTGTTCAGCGAGTTCGTGCTGCTGTACCGGCTGCTGCACGTCTCCCGCTTCGAGGTGGGGGAGGGAGCGGCCCCGTCAACCTGCTGGCTTGAGAAGTGGCGCACCGAGGCGATCGAAACCGGTGTCCGAGCGCTCGAAAACCACCGTGACGCGGTCAAGAAGGCCATCATTGCGCTCGGCGCAGGTTTTCTCCGGCATCCCGCGAACGGTGACCTGCGACGCACCCTCGACGTCAACAGCTACCACGCCGCCTTGCTGCGTCTCGTCTACCGGCTGATCTTTCTCTTCGTCGCCGAGGACCGGGACGCCTTGCACGCACCCGGCACGACCGAGCAGACTCGGGAGCGGTACGCGAACTACTTTTCCTCCGCCCGGCTGCGTCGACACGCCGTCCGGCGTCGGGGCACCGCCCATGGTGACCTCTACCAGTCGCTCCGGATCGTCCTCGACGCCCTCGGCAGCGAGGACGGTCGGCCGGAGCTGGGCCTGCCCGGCCTTGGCGGGCTCTTCGACGACACCGACGCCGACGAGCCGCTGAAGGATCGGTCGATCGCCAACGCCGACCTGTTGGAAGCGGTGCGCTGCCTGGCCCGAGTCCGTGACGTCGGGTCTGGCCGTTGGCGCCCTACGGACTACCGCAACATGGGTGCGGAGGAGTTGGGCTCCATCTACGAGTCTCTGCTCGAGTTGGTACCCAAGCACCAGGCGACCGACAGCACCTTCGACCTGGTCGACCGAGCGGGCAACAACCGCAAGAAGACCGGCTCGTACTACACCCCCAGCTCCTTGATCGAGACGCTGCTCGACTCGACGCTCGACCCGGTCCTCGACGAGGCGCAGAAGCGCGGGGAGGCGAAGGCGACCGCTGCGGGCGAGCCGGACCCGTCGCGCCACGTCGTTGACGAGTTGCTGGCACTCACTGTCTGCGACCCCGCTTGCGGTTCCGGTCACTTCCTTGTCGCCGCGGCACGCCGTATCGCGAAGCGGGTCGCCTCCGTCCGAGAGCGCAACCCGGAACCGACGGTCGACGCCGTCCGCGACGCCCTCCATGAGGTCGTCCGCCGATGCGTGTACGGCGTCGACCTCAACCCGATGGCGGTCGAACTCGCCAAGGTCTCGCTCTGGCTCGAAGCCCTAAAGCCGGGGCGGCCCCTCGGCTTCCTCGACGCGCAGATCAAGCACGGCAATGGGCTGATCGGCGCGACGCCGACGCTGATGCGCGACGGCATTCCGAACAAGGCGTTCAAGCCGGTAGAGGGCGACGACGCGAGCTTCGCGCGGGCGTTGGAGCGGCGCAACGAGCAGGAACGGCGGGAACATCCCGGGCTGTGGAAGCTCGGCGTGAAGGTGAGCTTCAGCAATACCGGCTTTGCCGCTGACCTGGGCAGGATCACCGAGGTGTCGGTCCGCAGTCTGCACGACGTGCACCGGCAGGAAGATGCTTACCGGACCTGGGCGGCGTCTCCGGCATACGAGCATGCCAAGTTTGTCAGTGACGCCTGGTGTGCGGCGTTCATGTGGCACAAGAGCAGCAAGGCGTTGCCCGCCATCACGCACGAGGTGTTCCGCAACCTGCAAGCTGGGGCGAAGTTGCCCGAAGACGTCCACCGTGAGGTCGAGCGGCTCAGCGAGCAGTACCGCTTCTTCCACTGGCACCTGGAATTTCCCACCGTCTTCGTCGTGCCGCAGGACGGCGTGGATGTTGACGTCGACCCGGCAACCGGTTGGGCGGGGGGCTTCTCGTGCGTGCTCGGCAACCCGCCCTGGGACAAGGTCGACTTCGAGGACAAGAAATACTTCAGCGTGGTCGACCCGGCCATCGCCGCGATCTCCGGCACGGCTCGCCGCACCCGTATCGCAGAGTGGGTCGAGGAGTTCCCGGCGGAGGGGGAACGCTACCGGGCCGAGCGCCGTAAGGTGAAGGCCACCTTCCACTTCGCGGGTGATTCCGGGGTATTTCCCCTCTGCGCAAGGGGCCTCACCGTCAGGGGGGTCACCATGCTTCAGACTGATCAGCTCTTCGCGGAACGGTTTGCGTCGATTGTTGCGACCAAGGGTCGGTTCGGCTGCGTCATCCCCACGGCTGTGGCGACAAGTGCCGGAGCCCAGCACCTATTCAGCGGGCTCAGCGAAAGTGGCCGCATCGTATCGCTGTGCGACTTCGAAAACCGCAAACCGCTGTTCGTCGGTGTGGACTCGCGCTACAAGTTCTGTCTGCTGTCGGCGACAGGACGCGGATTGGCCGAGCCGGCCGCACGGTACGCGTTCTTCCTTCAGGACCCGACGGACCTTGACGACACTGGTCGCGTCTTCGCTCTGGCCCCGGAAGAGATTACCCTGATCAACCCGAATACCGGTACGCTGCCCGTCTTCCGCAGCCGTCGCGACGCCGACCTGACGGCGGCCATCTATCGTCGGGTTCCTGTGCTGTTGAACGAGCGAGACGATCGCGGGAACCCCTGGCGGGTGACGTTCAAGGCCACGATGTTTCACATGACGGATGACTCTGACCTTTTTCGCAGCCGAGAACAGTTGGAGGCGGAGGGATGGGAGTTGCACGGGAACGTCTTCGTCCGTGGCGAGGAGCGTATGCTCCCGTTGTACGAGGCGAAAATGGTCAGCTTTTTCAACCATCGTGCCGCCGACGTGGTGAAGAGCCTTACGGCGCTTAACCGTCAAAACCAGCCGCGCTACCTGTCATCAGCCGCCCTGCAGGATCCTTCTCGCTGTGCTGTCTCGCTGAATTGGGTCGCCGAGAATGGCTCGATCTTGACTCGACGCAACGGCACAGACGTTCGGGTGCCCGCTGTTCGCCGCCGACTAGAGGAGGTCGGATGGCGGAGAGAATGGCTCTGTGGCTGGTGTGACGTAACTGCATCGACGAATGAGCGAACTGCGATCCCTGCGTTCATTCCGCTCGTAGCCGTTGGGCATACCTACCCGCTGATGCTGCCCGACGTTTCCCCGAAGCTCGCGGCCGTTCTTGTAGCAGCTCAGTCTTCGATGGTCTTCGACTTCGTCAGTCGTCAGAAGATCAGCGGGGTGCACATGGCTCTGATGACATGGAAGCAGCTCCCGGTGCCTGCTCCCAAGGCGCTGGAGCCACATTCCTCGTTCATCTCGCTCCGCGTGCTGGAACTCGTCTACACCGCACATGACATGGCCCCGCTCGCACGGGACCTCGGGGACCGAGGCGTGCCGTTCCGTTGGGACGAGAGCCGTCGTGCGCAAATCCGCGCCGAGCTCGACGCCTACTTCTTCCGCCTGTACGGCATCGAACGTGACGACGCCGACTACATTATGGAGACCTTCCAAACGGAGAACGGCGGACTAAAGCACAACGATATCGCCAAATATGGCTCGTACCGCACGAAGGAATTGATCCTCGCCGAGTACGACCGCATGGCGGCCGCTGGCGTCACCCTGACCAACCCGCTCGTGGACGGAGAAAACTACACGTCAACCCTTACCCCGTCTCCCGGACACGGTCCCCGTCACGCGGCAGATCCAATCATTCCTCGCCAGCGCGCGGGGGAGCCCAACGTGCAACGAGCGAGCCGATTCGTCTAA